One Carcharodon carcharias isolate sCarCar2 chromosome 1, sCarCar2.pri, whole genome shotgun sequence DNA window includes the following coding sequences:
- the rxfp3 gene encoding relaxin-3 receptor 1, whose amino-acid sequence MDVNFNPSNHSAAVDGAMVDRGRKDIPLEQLAMFNKTNHSLNELLKYLEVDEQGIIGDASAAVRITISIVYSVVCALGLVSNVLVLYLMKSRQGWKKSSINLFVTSLAVTDFQFVLTLPFWAVDIALDFSWPFGKVMCKIVSSVTVMNMYASVFFLTAMSIARYWSVASALKPRRKFAGCSAKWMSILIWISAILATIPHAVFSTTSTFSNEELCLLKFPDQNGSVQFWLGLYQIQKLLLGFLIPLVLITVCYLLLLRYVTNKNVSSSSTNRRSKVTKSVTIVVLSFFLCWLPNQALTFWGVLVKLNVVHFSYEYYITHSYIFPITVCLAHTNSCLNPILYCLMRREFRKALKGMFWRMTSPTIFHIRPFTATTKPEQNDQRHVIIPINSVQPETLYYPPGVVMYNGRYDILPANSAEPRY is encoded by the coding sequence ATGGATGTCAATTTCAACCCAAGCAACCACTCAGCCGCTGTGGATGGAGCCATGGTAGACAGGGGCAGAAAGGACATCCCTCTCGAACAACTTGCCATGTTCAATAAAACCAACCACTCGCTGAACGAGTTGCTGAAGTATCTGGAGGTGGACGAGCAGGGTATCATTGGGGACGCCTCTGCCGCCGTGAGGATCACCATCTCCATAGTTTACTCAGTGGTCTGTGCTCTGGGGCTGGTTAGCAATGTGCTGGTGCTGTACCTCATGAAGAGCAGACAAGGATGGAAGAAATCCTCCATTAACCTGTTCGTGACCAGCCTGGCAGTGACGGATTTTCAGTTCGTCTTGACCCTGCCGTTCTGGGCAGTGGACATTGCTCTGGACTTCAGCTGGCCCTTTGGCAAGGTCATGTGCAAGATTGTCTCCTCGGTGACGGTCATGAATATGTACGCCAGCGTGTTCTTCCTAACCGCCATGAGCATTGCGAGGTACTGGTCAGTGGCGTCGGCACTCAAGCCCAGGAGAAAATTTGCCGGCTGCTCCGCCAAGTGGATGAGCATCCTGATCTGGATTTCTGCCATCTTGGCCACCATTCCCCACGCCGTCTTTTCCACAACATCCACCTTCTCCAACGAGGAGCTCTGCCTGCTGAAGTTTCCGGATCAGAACGGTTCCGTCCAGTTCTGGCTCGGCCTGTACCAGATCCAAAagctgctgctgggtttcctCATCCCTCTGGTCCTCATCACAGTCTGCTACCTGCTCCTCCTGCGGTACGTTACCAACAAGAACgtcagcagctccagcaccaaCAGGAGGTCCAAGGTGACCAAATCCGTCACCATTGTTGTTCTTTCCTTCTTCCTCTGCTGGCTTCCCAACCAGGCCCTGACCTTCTGGGGCGTCCTGGTCAAACTCAACGTCGTTCACTTCAGCTATGAGTACTACATCACCCATTCCTACATCTTCCCCATTACCGTCTGCCTGGCTCACACGAACAGCTGTTTGAACCCTATTCTGTATTGTCTGATGAGGAGAGAGTTTAGGAAGGCGTTGAAGGGCATGTTTTGGAGGATGACCTCCCCGACCATTTTCCACATACGCCCTTTCACAGCTACCACTAAGCCAGAGCAGAATGATCAAAGACATGTCATAATTCCGATAAACTCAGTGCAGCCAGAGACTTTGTACTACCCGCCTGGGGTTGTCATGTACAATGGACGATATGACATCTTGCCCGCCAACTCTGCGGAACCCCGCTATTAA